TCGGGACTGTCTCGGCGACGGCGAGGTGGTGCTCCGCGAGGTGACCATCCCTCGGCCCCTCTTCATCCCTGACGAGGAAGAGCGGTCGATCCAGCTCGTGCTGTCTCCAGACGCCCGGAAGCCATCGCGCTTCGAGCTGTTCGCCGCGATCGAAGGAGCAGACGCCGAGGCCGATTGGGAGCTCTGTGCCGAAGGCTCATTCCACACGAGGGGGCCGACGGCGGCCCCGGCTCGCCTCGATGTCAGCGCACAACGCCAGCGGCTCTCGCCTGTGGCGGAGGCGGAGATCGCGGCCCGGGTCGACGCAGCGGGTCCGTCCCCCTGGACGACCACGCTCCACTCCGGCCAGGGAGAGATCCTGTGCGGGATCCGCGCTCCTCAGCCCGGCGATCGCCTCGATCGGTTCCGGCTCCACCCGGATCCCCTCAACGAGGCCATCGCGGCACTCCTCCGCAGCTTCGGCATCGAGAAGAACACCTACGCGCCCGTGGCATTCGGCCAGGTGCACTTCCTCTCGAGCGCGCACGGTCCCGTTTGGATCCACGGCACCGTGGAGCGGCGCGAGCAGGCCGGGCGCACCAGCTTGAGCGCCAACCTGTGCCTCTACGACGAGGCGGGACAACCGCTGGCGGCGCTGTCGGACCTGACCTTCGTGCCGGCGTCGCTCGAGGCGCAGCTCCGCAAGAGCGTTGGCCTGCTCCGGAGCTCCCGCTATGAGCTGGCCTGGCAGCCCCTGGAGCTCGCTTCTCCCGCTCGCAAGCGTGCCCCCGGAAGCTGGCTCATCTTCCAGGATCGCTCCGGAGTGACCGAAGCGTTGGCTCAGCTGCTCGAAGCGGAGGGCCACCGCTGCGTGCGCGTCGAGCACGACACGGAAGATCCCCGGACCACGCGCTACGATCAGCTCGTCGCGAGCAACTCCGGGACTCCTCCCCTCGTGGGTGCGATCTACGGCCGGGCGCTGGAAGCCAATGGCCTGGAGACCTGCGCCGGTGCGCTGCGGTTGGTCCAGGCGCTCGCGACGGTGCCGGGCGCGCGGCTCTGGATTCCCACCCGGGGCGCATGGTCCGTGGCGGAGGGAGATCAGCTCGGCTCGCCCGATGCGGCAGCGCTCTGGGGGTTCGGCCGGGTCGTCGCCAGTGAGCATCCGGAGCTGGCCACCCGCCTGATCGAGCTCGATCCACGGCTGGCCCCGGAGACCTGCGCCCGCCAGTTCCTCCGCGCCATCTCCGGTGAGAGCACGGAGGATCAGCTCGCCTTCCGCGGTGACCGCACCCTGGGCCTCAGGCTGAAGCGAGCCCGTGCGGCGTCCAGCACGGCTCCCGTGACCTTGTCCCCTGAGGCGACCTACGCCATCACCGGTGGCTGGGGAGACCTGGGCCTCGCGGTGGCCGAGTGGATGGTACAGAACGGTGCCCGCCACCTCGTCCTGCTGGGGCGCTCCCAGCCCTCGGAAGAGGGGGCGCGGACCCTCCGCCGGCTCGAGGAGCAGGGAGCCCGCATCCTGCTGGCACGCGCCGATGTGAACAATGAGGCCGCGCTGCGCGAGGCGCTCGACCGGGCAGAGCGCGAGCTGTCCCCTCTGCGCGGCATCATCCACGCCGCGGGCCAACCGCACGAGACGCTCATCCGCAACCAGGAGTGGGCGGACTTCGAGCGGGTCTTCGCGTCCAAGGCCTCCGGAGCCTGGAACCTGCACCTGGCGACCCAGAACCGGAAGCTCGACTTCTTCATCCTGTTCTCATCCATCGCCGGCACGCTCGGGTTCGGCGGCATGGGCAGCTACGCGGCGGCCAACGCCTATCTGGACGCGCTCGCTGCCTACCGCCAGCAGCGCGGACTGCCAGCGCTGAGCATCGCATGGGGCCTGTGGGATCGCGGCCTGAGCGAGGATCGGGCCCGGCGCTCGGAGGGAATCGGGCTTCGGGCCTTCCCCACCGACGAGGGCCTGCAGGCGCTCGGGGCGCTCCTCGGGGAGAAGGGGCCGCAGGTCATCGTGGCCTCGATGGACTGGAGCCGCCACGCTGCCCAGCGGGCCGGGAGCGGAGTCCCGCCGCTGCTCACCGAAGTAGCGGGAGCCCTCACGCGCGACCCTGCACGCAAGGGCCGGCTGGAGGAGCTGAGCCAGAAGCTCGCCCCGCTGGCCGGGAGCGATCGCGAGCACGCGGTGCGCGAGTACGTGAACGGGCTGGTGGCACAGACGCTCGGCTACCCGCCGCACCACCCGTTCGATCACAAGCGCGGACTGTTCGATCTGGGGTTCGACTCGCTGATGGCGATGGAGTTCCGGCGGCGGCTCTCCGCGGACCTGGGCCGCCCGTTCCCCGCCACGTTGGCCTTCGATCACCCCAGCATCCAAGCCTTGGCGGCGCACCTGCTGGCCAGCGTCTTCGCTCCGGGCGAGGCCACCGCCCCCCCACAGACGCCGACGCGAAGCACCCCTCCTCCGGCTCCCGTTCCTGGCACCGACCTGAACGCCGCGGAGATCGCGAAGCTCTCCGAGGCGGAGGTGGCGTCGCAGATCCGGGCCATCTTCGACTCGCTGTACCCCCCTCCCCCGAGGCGTTGAGACACCATGGCACCCCCACTGCCAAGAGAAGGGCTCACCCCGCTCCAGCAGGCACTCCTTGCCCTCAAGGAGATGCAGCGCCGCCTGGACGCCCAACACGAGCCCATCGCCATCGTCGGGATCGGCTGCCGGTTTCCCGGCGGCGTTTCCGGCCCTGAGGCCTACTGGAAGCTCCTCTGCGACGGAGTGGACGCGACGGGCGAAGCTCCGAGCGGCCGCTGGGATGCCGATCGCCTCTTCGATCCAGATCCCACCACTCCCGGCAAGCTGCACGTCCGCCGGGGTGCCTTCCTGAATGACATCGAGTCCTTCGACCCGTCCTTTTTCGGCATCTCCCCCCGAGAGGCGGCGAGGATGGACCCGCAGCAGCGGCTCCTGCTGGAGGGAGTCTGGGAGGCGCTCGAGGACGCAGGACAGCCGACCGAGCAGCTCATCGACTCGGACACCGGCGTCTTCATCAGCGGAGCCCCGAGCCAGTACCTCCAACGCTTCAGCGACAACCTGACCGAGTTCGATGCCTACGCGCTGACGGGCAACATCCCCTGCACCCTGTCCGGCCGCGTCTCGTACGTGCTGGGACTGCGGGGGCCGAACCTCTACATCGATACCGGCTGCTCGGCCTCGCTGGTCGCCATCCACCTGGCGTGCCAGAGCCTGCGCTCTCGCGAGTGCCAGCTGGCGCTCGCCGGAGGTGTCAACGTCATTATGTCCGCGGACATGATGGTGGGACTCTGCAAGACGGGAGCACTGGCACCCGACGGGCGGTGCAAGACCTTCGATGCCTCGGCGAACGGCTTCGCGCGCGGAGAGGGCTGCGGCGTGGTGGTGCTCAAGCGACTCTCCGACGCGGTGGCGAACGGTGATCGCATCATCGCGCTGGTGCGCGGCTCCGCGGTGAACCACGACGGCCGCAGCAGCGGGCTGACGGTCCCCAGTGGACCCGCGCAGCAACAGCTCATCCGCAGGGCACTCGAGAGCGCCCAGGTGTCACCCGCGGACGTCAGCTATGTCGAGTCGCACGGCACGGGCACCGAGCTGGGCGATCCCATCGAGGTAGGCGCGCTCGCGGCGGTGTATGGGCGTCTGTCTGGCAGACCGTCCCCCTGCGTCCTCGGGGCGGTGAAGAGCAACCTGGGTCACCTGGAGGCAGCCGCCGGCATCGCGGGCTTCATCAAGGCCGCGCTCAGCGTCAACCGGGGGGAGATCCCTCCCAATATCCACTTTTCGCAACCCAACCCGAAGCTGCCGGTGGAGGACGAGCCCTTCGAGTTCCCGACTCGCCTGACGCCCTGGCCGGCCGCGGAGCAGCGGTTCGCCGCAGTGAGCTCCTTCGGGCTCGGCGGGACCAACGTGCACATCATCCTGGAGCAGCCTCCCGCTGCTTCGGAGCAGACTCCTCGCTCCGCCGAGGAGCGGCCGGTCCATGTGCTCGCGCTGTCCGCCAAGAGCGAAGAGGCGCTTGTGGAGCAGGCGCGGCGGTTCTCTGCCTACCTGGCCGCGCACCCCGAGCTGAGCGCCGCGGACGTGTGCCACTCCGCCAACCGCGGACGCACGCGCTTCGCCCACCGGCTCTCCTTGACAGGGGCCTCGGCGGAGGAGCTCCGTCGCGAGCTGGACGCGTTCGCGGCGTCCTCACCTGGGCGCGGGCTCGTGCGCGGGGTGGTGGACGACAGCCGCCGTCCGAAGATCGCCTTCCTCTTCACTGGGCAGGGCTCTCAGTACGTGGGGATGGGGCGCGAGCTGTACGCAACGCAGCCTGTCTTCCGCGAGGCCATCGACCGCTGTGCCTCCCTGCTGGAGGGCAAGCTGTCCGCTCCGCTCACCTCCCTGCTGTTCAACGAGGAGAGCCCGGCCGACCAGACGGGCAACGCGCAACCCGCCCTCTTCGCGGTGGAGTACGCCCTGAGCGAGCTGTGGCGCTCGTGGGGCATCGTGCCGGACGCCGTGGTGGGCCATAGCGTCGGGGAGATCGTCGCGGCCTGTGTCGCGGGGGTGCTCACGCTGGAGGATGGGCTGACGCTCATCGCCGAGCGGGCCCGGCTGATGCAGTCGCTCCCGTCCGGAGGCGCGATGATGGCCCTTCGCGCCACGCCCGAGCGTGTCCAGGCGGCCCTCGTGCCGTACGCGCAGACGGTGTCCATCGCCGCCATCAACGGGCCGGATCGGGTCGTCATCTCGGGCGAGCGCGCTGCGGTCTCGGCGATCGCGGCCACACTCGCCTCCGAGGGAATCGAGGCCAAAGAGCTGCGCGTCTCGCACGCCTTCCACTCACCGCTGATGGAGCCGGTACTGGAGCCGTTCCAGCAGGCGATCCAGGCGCTGACCTTCTCCCCGGCGCGAATCCCCTGGCTGACGAACCTGACGGGCAAGGCTCAGGAACGCGTCGACTCCGCGTACTGGGTCCGGCAGATCCGCGAGCCGGTCCGATTCGGGGACGCGATGGCCACGCTGGCGGAGATGGGCTGCGAGCTGTTCGTCGAGCTCGGCCCGCACCCCACGCTCTTGGGGCTGGCTGCGGAGTGCCTGCCCGAGGAGCGCTTCACGGGCTGCCCCTCGCTCCGGCGCGGTCAGGCGGACACGCGGATCATCACGGGGAGTGTCGCGCGCCTGCACGTGGCGGGAGCGGCCATCGACTGGCGCGGCTTCGACGCGCCCTATTCACGGAAACTCGTTCCGCTGCCCACGTACCCCTTCCAGCGGCAGCGCCACTGGGTGGAGTTCACACCCGCCCGGTCCGTTGCCTCCGCACCGGCTCCGGCCGCCGAAGCCGACCAGGAGGCCTGGTATCACGCGCTGGAGTGGCGAGAGGCGCCGGTCCCTGCGAGCCCGCCCGCGTTCTCGGAGAAGGGGCACTGGATCGTCTTCGCCGACCGGGGTGGCGTGGCCAAGGCTCTGACACGCCAACTCGCGGAGAGAGGCGAGAGTTATCGGCTGGTGCGCCCACTCGGCGCAGAAGGCACGGGTGTGGACGAAGTCTGCGTCGATCCTCAAGTCTCCGAGGAGCTCGAGGCGCTGCTCACCCGCGAGCGCCAGGAGGCGGGTAGACCCCTCCGCGGGATCGTCCACCTCTGGAGCCTCGACGCCCCCTCTACGCCGGAGTTGACGGACGAGACGCTGGCGCACGCGCAGCAACTGAGCTGCGGCAGCACCCTCCATCTGATCCAAGCCCTGGCGCGCAGCGGCACTGAAGAGGGCTGCCGGCTGTGGTTGGTGACCCGCGAAGCCATGGAAGCAGGCGGGCGCGCGAGCCTCTCGGTGGCCCAGGCGCCGCTGTGGGGCCTGGCCGGGGTCATCGCGGCGGAGCACCCGGATCTGTG
This DNA window, taken from Hyalangium minutum, encodes the following:
- a CDS encoding type I polyketide synthase, whose protein sequence is MAPPLPREGLTPLQQALLALKEMQRRLDAQHEPIAIVGIGCRFPGGVSGPEAYWKLLCDGVDATGEAPSGRWDADRLFDPDPTTPGKLHVRRGAFLNDIESFDPSFFGISPREAARMDPQQRLLLEGVWEALEDAGQPTEQLIDSDTGVFISGAPSQYLQRFSDNLTEFDAYALTGNIPCTLSGRVSYVLGLRGPNLYIDTGCSASLVAIHLACQSLRSRECQLALAGGVNVIMSADMMVGLCKTGALAPDGRCKTFDASANGFARGEGCGVVVLKRLSDAVANGDRIIALVRGSAVNHDGRSSGLTVPSGPAQQQLIRRALESAQVSPADVSYVESHGTGTELGDPIEVGALAAVYGRLSGRPSPCVLGAVKSNLGHLEAAAGIAGFIKAALSVNRGEIPPNIHFSQPNPKLPVEDEPFEFPTRLTPWPAAEQRFAAVSSFGLGGTNVHIILEQPPAASEQTPRSAEERPVHVLALSAKSEEALVEQARRFSAYLAAHPELSAADVCHSANRGRTRFAHRLSLTGASAEELRRELDAFAASSPGRGLVRGVVDDSRRPKIAFLFTGQGSQYVGMGRELYATQPVFREAIDRCASLLEGKLSAPLTSLLFNEESPADQTGNAQPALFAVEYALSELWRSWGIVPDAVVGHSVGEIVAACVAGVLTLEDGLTLIAERARLMQSLPSGGAMMALRATPERVQAALVPYAQTVSIAAINGPDRVVISGERAAVSAIAATLASEGIEAKELRVSHAFHSPLMEPVLEPFQQAIQALTFSPARIPWLTNLTGKAQERVDSAYWVRQIREPVRFGDAMATLAEMGCELFVELGPHPTLLGLAAECLPEERFTGCPSLRRGQADTRIITGSVARLHVAGAAIDWRGFDAPYSRKLVPLPTYPFQRQRHWVEFTPARSVASAPAPAAEADQEAWYHALEWREAPVPASPPAFSEKGHWIVFADRGGVAKALTRQLAERGESYRLVRPLGAEGTGVDEVCVDPQVSEELEALLTRERQEAGRPLRGIVHLWSLDAPSTPELTDETLAHAQQLSCGSTLHLIQALARSGTEEGCRLWLVTREAMEAGGRASLSVAQAPLWGLAGVIAAEHPDLWGGAIDLEQAPEDILAARLLAELSSRDGEDRIAWREGRRLAARLVRTTPAPKQVLTIRPDATYLVTGGLGALGLATARWLVERGARHVALAGRSRNEQATGPIQELERSGATVRVYQADISEQTQVKALLASIAQEGPALRGILHAAGVVEDGLLLNQRWDRFASVLAPKVRGTWNLHAAAPALDFFISFSSVSSLLGAPGQGNYAAGNAFLDALAHHRRAQGAPALSIHWGPWEVGMMARLDERLRKRAAGRGWGVLSVAQGLQALDRVIGDGRAELAVLPMDWTSLGEAGGRVPPLVRELVQSGGSGSAAPKPDPVRILREALQAAPPAERPQMVELQVGREVRSVLGLDSGEGGGHLDPRHRFSELGMDSLMAVELKNRLQRELGVRLSPTTIFNYPSVAALTAHLLELLASSDLFPQATRPPSTAPQAAPTEALPEAPVPDDLSDEALIALIARKYESRS